The Triticum aestivum cultivar Chinese Spring chromosome 3A, IWGSC CS RefSeq v2.1, whole genome shotgun sequence genome includes a region encoding these proteins:
- the LOC123063111 gene encoding UPF0481 protein At3g47200 isoform X1, whose protein sequence is MGEATAAATVEADAGAPLSSWVVEMEKTIGEMHIDPAAEMARWKRHSIYRVPERIKNLHNSKAYQPELVSLGPFHHGDPELLPMEEHKRRAVVHLVKRSGRPLREFVAAVAEVAQQLQDAYKDLGDEWRGAGENRDRFVQLMVTDGCFLVEAMRMDALRGKVHEEYAPNDPVFSKYGYLYLWNYIQSDMVVVENQLPLLLLQRLLIVLDHHKYQNASRVSRLVLDSLCPWRRHLVGINHLGLHPLDILYTSLTHGDHQERTGSTAYVMPSAMEIYEAGIHFRVSDTDSLLDVHFERGKLSMPAIRVDDRTEKKFLNLMAFERLHPGAGNDVTAYVIFMDNIISSAKDVALLRSKNIIECGLGSDEEVAKLLNNTLNKGGVMSPASRLHDVQRRVKAQCTMRRNKWRANFIQRYLRNPWVFISLVAAVVLLVATLLQTVYTVLPFYKII, encoded by the exons AtgggggaggcgacggcggcggcgacggtggaggcGGACGCGGGGGCGCCGCTGAGCAGCTGGGTGGTGGAGATGGAGAAGACGATCGGCGAGATGCACATCGACCCGGCGGCGGAGATGGCGCGGTGGAAGCGGCACTCCATCTACCGCGTGCCGGAGCGGATCAAGAACCTGCACAACAGCAAGGCGTACCAGCCGGAGCTGGTCTCGCTGGGGCCCTTCCACCACGGCGACCCGGAGCTGCTCCCGATGGAGGAGCACAAGCGCCGGGCCGTGGTGCACCTCGTCAAGCGCTCGGGGCGGCCGCTGCGGGAGTTCGTGGCCGCCGTGGCGGAGGTGGCGCAGCAGCTGCAGGACGCCTACAAGGACCTCGGCGACGAGTGGCGCGGCGCCGGTGAGAACCGGGACCGCTTCGTGCAGCTGATGGTCACCGACGGGTGCTTCCTGGTGGAGGCGATGCGGATGGACGCGCTGCGGGGAAAGGTGCACGAGGAGTACGCGCCCAACGACCCGGTCTTCAGCAAGTACGGCTACCTCTACCTGTGGAACTACATCCAGTCCGACATGGTCGTCGTCGAGAACCAgctgccgctcctcctcctccagagGCTCCTCATTGTCCTCGATCACCACAAATATCAG AACGCTTCACGGGTGAGCAGGTTGGTGCTTGATTCTCTATGTCCGTGGCGCCGACACTTGGTTGGCATCAATCACCTTGGGCTCCACCCTCTCGACATCTTGTACACAAGCCTCACCCACGGCGACCATCAAGAACGCACCGGATCGACGGCGTATGTCATGCCCTCGGCGATGGAGATATACGAGGCCGGAATCCATTTCAGGGTGAGCGATACCGACAGCCTCCTCGACGTCCACTTCGAACGTGGCAAGCTAAGCATGCCGGCGATCAGGGTTGATGACAGGACCGAGAAGAAGTTTCTGAACCTGATGGCGTTCGAGCGGCTCCACCCCGGTGCTGGCAATGACGTGACGGCGTACGTGATCTTCATGGACAACATCATCAGCTCGGCCAAAGACGTGGCGCTGCTGAGATCCAAGAACATCATCGAGTGTGGGCTGGGCAGTGACGAGGAGGTGGCCAAGCTACTCAACAACACGCTCAACAAAGGAGGAGTGATGAGCCCGGCTAGCAGGCTCCACGACGTGCAGCGGCGGGTGAAGGCCCAGTGCACGATGAGGAGGAACAAGTGGCGAGCCAATTTCATACAGAGGTACTTAAGGAATCCTTGGGTGTTTATCTCACTTGTAGCCGCCGTCGTCCTGCTTGTGGCCACTCTATTGCAGACTGTGTATACTGTTTTGCCCTTCTATAAGATTATTTAG
- the LOC123063111 gene encoding UPF0481 protein At3g47200 isoform X2, producing the protein MGEATAAATVEADAGAPLSSWVVEMEKTIGEMHIDPAAEMARWKRHSIYRVPERIKNLHNSKAYQPELVSLGPFHHGDPELLPMEEHKRRAVVHLVKRSGRPLREFVAAVAEVAQQLQDAYKDLGDEWRGAGENRDRFVQLMVTDGCFLVEAMRMDALRGKVHEEYAPNDPVFSKYGYLYLWNYIQSDMVVVENQLPLLLLQRLLIVLDHHKYQNASRVSRLVLDSLCPWRRHLVGINHLGLHPLDILYTSLTHGDHQERTGSTAYVMPSAMEIYEAGIHFRG; encoded by the exons AtgggggaggcgacggcggcggcgacggtggaggcGGACGCGGGGGCGCCGCTGAGCAGCTGGGTGGTGGAGATGGAGAAGACGATCGGCGAGATGCACATCGACCCGGCGGCGGAGATGGCGCGGTGGAAGCGGCACTCCATCTACCGCGTGCCGGAGCGGATCAAGAACCTGCACAACAGCAAGGCGTACCAGCCGGAGCTGGTCTCGCTGGGGCCCTTCCACCACGGCGACCCGGAGCTGCTCCCGATGGAGGAGCACAAGCGCCGGGCCGTGGTGCACCTCGTCAAGCGCTCGGGGCGGCCGCTGCGGGAGTTCGTGGCCGCCGTGGCGGAGGTGGCGCAGCAGCTGCAGGACGCCTACAAGGACCTCGGCGACGAGTGGCGCGGCGCCGGTGAGAACCGGGACCGCTTCGTGCAGCTGATGGTCACCGACGGGTGCTTCCTGGTGGAGGCGATGCGGATGGACGCGCTGCGGGGAAAGGTGCACGAGGAGTACGCGCCCAACGACCCGGTCTTCAGCAAGTACGGCTACCTCTACCTGTGGAACTACATCCAGTCCGACATGGTCGTCGTCGAGAACCAgctgccgctcctcctcctccagagGCTCCTCATTGTCCTCGATCACCACAAATATCAG AACGCTTCACGGGTGAGCAGGTTGGTGCTTGATTCTCTATGTCCGTGGCGCCGACACTTGGTTGGCATCAATCACCTTGGGCTCCACCCTCTCGACATCTTGTACACAAGCCTCACCCACGGCGACCATCAAGAACGCACCGGATCGACGGCGTATGTCATGCCCTCGGCGATGGAGATATACGAGGCCGGAATCCATTTCAGG GGTTGA